The Terriglobus tenax genome contains a region encoding:
- a CDS encoding lipocalin-like domain-containing protein, with amino-acid sequence MRYLRYSALLASLILASNAVAQSAKDLVGTWKLIAADKLLPDGTRTLDYGANPHGIAIFTADGHYAIEIYRDQRTKFSSDDRLKVTADEYKQTFLTLSVHFGTYTVDSARGTIAFHVDRASTPNLDDTIQVRPFELKGDQLSWKVAARPDGSIPITVLERIR; translated from the coding sequence ATGCGCTACCTCCGCTATTCCGCCCTGCTTGCCTCCCTTATCCTTGCTTCAAATGCCGTCGCGCAATCTGCAAAGGATCTTGTCGGCACCTGGAAGCTGATCGCCGCCGACAAGCTGCTGCCCGACGGTACACGCACCCTCGACTACGGAGCCAACCCGCACGGCATCGCTATCTTCACCGCCGACGGCCACTACGCCATCGAGATCTATCGCGACCAGCGTACAAAGTTCTCCTCCGACGACCGTCTGAAAGTCACCGCCGACGAGTACAAGCAGACCTTCCTTACTCTCAGCGTCCACTTCGGTACCTACACGGTCGACTCGGCCAGGGGTACCATCGCCTTCCACGTGGACCGCGCCTCCACCCCTAACCTGGACGACACTATCCAGGTCCGTCCCTTTGAACTCAAAGGCGACCAGCTCAGTTGGAAGGTCGCTGCCCGCCCTGATGGCAGCATTCCCATCACCGTGCTCGAACGGATCAGGTAA
- a CDS encoding LysR substrate-binding domain-containing protein: MVLRNLDLDTLRTLVIAHDLGGYAQAAERLGRTPSAISLQMKRLQQDLDIPLFRKSGRGLALTEAGETTLAYARRMLALNDELMDTMHGATLAGLIRIGCPQDFSPILPGVLSHFATLYPRMQVELHIEGNAALADSLEKQQLDLALVIGQADRAAAVTIGELKLVWIASTLFTPPGDQPLPIAVLGPQCAFRKRAIQQLEEITRSYRIAATSPSLNGLWAAVLGGLGITARTALGLPADLICGPSLFGLPALGGMPVTLHRNPHATGPVIDRFSTLLTSALTLALQQSGKPRNRLRLLREA; this comes from the coding sequence ATGGTTCTGCGCAATCTCGATCTCGATACGCTGCGAACGCTGGTCATCGCGCATGACCTTGGCGGCTATGCGCAGGCGGCGGAGCGGCTCGGACGCACACCTTCCGCCATCAGTCTGCAGATGAAGCGTTTGCAGCAGGATCTCGACATTCCGCTCTTCCGCAAATCCGGCCGTGGACTTGCACTTACTGAAGCCGGAGAGACGACACTCGCCTACGCGCGCCGCATGCTCGCTCTCAACGACGAGCTGATGGACACTATGCACGGCGCCACGCTCGCGGGTCTTATCCGCATCGGCTGCCCGCAGGACTTCTCGCCCATTCTCCCTGGTGTCCTCTCTCACTTTGCCACGCTCTACCCGCGCATGCAGGTGGAGCTGCACATTGAAGGCAACGCCGCCCTGGCTGACTCTCTTGAGAAGCAGCAGCTCGACCTCGCTCTCGTCATCGGCCAGGCGGACCGTGCTGCGGCTGTCACCATCGGAGAGCTCAAACTCGTCTGGATCGCCTCAACCCTCTTCACACCACCCGGCGACCAGCCGCTGCCCATCGCCGTCCTTGGTCCGCAGTGCGCCTTCCGTAAGCGGGCTATCCAGCAGCTTGAAGAGATCACACGCTCTTACCGCATAGCTGCAACCAGCCCCAGCCTCAACGGCCTGTGGGCCGCGGTGCTCGGTGGCCTTGGGATCACGGCGAGGACAGCACTTGGCCTGCCTGCCGATCTGATCTGTGGCCCGTCGCTCTTTGGTCTACCCGCGCTCGGCGGCATGCCTGTCACACTGCATCGCAACCCGCATGCCACGGGGCCGGTCATCGATCGCTTCAGCACCCTGCTCACCTCGGCACTCACCCTTGCCTTGCAGCAGTCAGGCAAGCCACGCAACCGCCTGCGTCTCCTCCGCGAAGCATAA